A genome region from Triticum aestivum cultivar Chinese Spring chromosome 2B, IWGSC CS RefSeq v2.1, whole genome shotgun sequence includes the following:
- the LOC123046477 gene encoding ent-kaur-16-ene synthase, chloroplastic isoform X2, giving the protein MSNAGGTSVLPAPCRQAGHRALLPLPSAPQFVARFRSNRRLRLSPVSASGHASRIPPTEARCFRALSGSRHRPPPLHRIRSGTPCCAYVEKMLVAETASPLDHQKDREARIRKQLHKVELPPSPYDTAWVALVPLRGSPHTPCFPQCVEWILQNQHENGSWGINDFGSSANKNVLLSTLACVLALEKWNLGQEHIRRGLHFIGRHFSLVMDEEIAAPTGFNMIFPGMLSLAIGVGLQFPVRQTDIDGMLHQWKMELKRSVDEKILAGEKSYGREAYMAYVAEGLGNLLDWNEVMKFQRKNGSLFNSPSTTAAALVHNYDDKALEYLNMLVSKFGGAVPTVYPLNMHCKLSMVDSLEKIGISRHFSSEIEGILDMAYSFWLQRDEEIMMDVATCATAFRLLRMNGYDVSPDELSHLGEASNFHNSLQGYLNDTKSVLELYKASKVSVSEHELILDNIGNWSGSLLSEKLCSERVQGLPILEVEYAVKFPFYTTLERLDHKRNIEHFDARGSHILKTECLPYGINQELLALAVEDFTFSQSIYQDELLHLDRWVKENRLDQLQFARQKLTYCYLSAAATIFPPELSDARISWAKNGVLTTVVDDFFDVGGSKEELENLIALVENWDEYHKDDFCSEQVRIVFCALYTTVNQLGSIASAVQNRDVKNHLIETWLHLLRSMMTEAEWQRSQYVPTMEEYMTNGVVSFALGPIVLPALYCVGEKLLGSAVKNQEYSELFRLMSTCGRLLNDSQGFEREGSEGKLNSVSLLVLHSGGSMSVEAAKNAIQKSIVASRRDLLRLVLKEGTAVPRACKELFWKMCKILHLFYFRTDGFSSPKEMASAVNAVINEPLRLSS; this is encoded by the exons ATGTCGAACGCTGGGGGCACCTCCGTCCTCCCGGCGCCTTGCCGGCAGGCTGGTCATCGCGCCCTCCTCCCCCTCCCGTCGGCTCCCCAGTTCGTGGCGAGGTTCCGCTCGAACCGTCGTCTTCGACTCTCCCCCGTCAGCGCCTCCGGGCACGCCTCCAGGATTCCTCCCACCGAAGCGCGCTGTTTCCGGGCCCTCTCCGGCAGTCGacaccgtcctcctccactccaCCGGATTCGCTCGGGGACTCCGTGCTGTG CATATGTCGAGAAGATGTTGGTAGCAGAAACGGCAAGCCCACTAGAC CACCAAAAGGACCGTGAGGCTAGAATAAGGAAGCAGCTCCACAAGGTTGAACTACCGCCATCTCCGTACGATACCGCGTGGGTAGCTCTGGTGCCCTTGCGGGGCTCCCCTCACACTCCATGCTTCCCTCAATGTGTTGAATGGATATTGCAAAACCAACATGAAAATGGATCTTGGGGTATCAACGACTTTGGATCATCAGCCAACAAGAACGTTCTCTTATCCACATTGGCATGTGTTCTTGCTCTTGAGAAATGGAATCTTGGCCAAGAGCACATAAGGAGAG GACTGCATTTTATCGGAAGACATTTCTCCCTTGTCATGGATGAGGAGATTGCTGCTCCTACAGGCTTCAACATGATTTTTCCTGGTATGCTTAGCCTTGCCATTGGGGTGGGTTTGCAATTTCCTGTCAGACAAACTGACATTGATGGGATGCTTCACCAATGGAAGATGGAATTGAAAAGGTCTGTTGATGAAAAAATATTG GCCGGGGAGAAATCTTATGGCAGAGAAGCATATATGGCCTATGTCGCGGAAGGGTTAGGAAACTTGCTGGACTGGAATGAAGTTATGAAGTTTCAGAGGAAGAATGGGTCGTTGTTCAACTCTCCTTCCACAACTGCTGCTGCGTTAGTCCACAACTATGATGATAAAGCCCTCGAgtacttaaatatgctagtcagtAAATTTGGTGGTGCAG TACCAACAGTGTATCCGCTAAATATGCACTGCAAGCTTTCAATGGTGGATTCGCTTGAAAAGATCGGAATTTCTCGGCATTTTTCTAGTGAGATAGAGGGAATCTTGGACATGGCATACAG TTTCTGGTTACAGAGAGACGAGGAAATTATGATGGATGTAGCAACATGTGCAACGGCGTTCCGCCTTTTACGGATGAATGGGTATGATGTATCCCCAG ATGAGCTGTCTCATCTTGGTGAAGCCTCTAATTTCCATAATTCACTTCAAGGATATTTAAATGATACAAAATCTGTACTGGAACTATACAAGGCTTCAAAAGTCAGTGTATCAGAACATGAATTAATCCTAGATAACATTGGCAATTGGTCTGGCAGCTTATTGTCAGAAAAGTTGTGCTCTGAAAGGGTGCAAGGCCTACCAATCTTAGAG GTCGAGTATGCCGTTAAGTTTCCGTTCTATACCACGCTGGAACGCCTAGACCACAAGAGGAACATCGAACATTTTGATGCTAGAGGTTCTCACATCCTGAAGACAGAATGCTT GCCGTATGGTATCAACCAAGAACTTTTGGCTTTGGCTGTTGAAGATTTCACATTTTCTCAATCTATCTACCAGGATGAACTCCTGCATCTTGATAG GTGGGTGAAAGAAAACAGGTTGGACCAGCTACAATTTGCACGACAGAAGTTGACATATTGTTATCTATCTGCTGCTGCTACGATTTTTCCTCCTGAACTTTCTGATGCTCGCATATCGTGGGCCAAAAACGGTGTGCTCACAACCGTTGTTGATGACTTCTTCGATGTTGGAGGATCAAAAGAAGAACTAGAAAACCTCATAGCATTAGTTGAGAA TTGGGATGAGTATCACAAAGATGACTTCTGTTCGGAGCAAGTAAGGATTGTATTTTGTGCTCTCTATACCACAGTGAACCAGCTTGGATCGATTGCTTCTGCCGTACAAAACCGTGACGTTAAAAATCACCTGATAGAAACA TGGCTACATCTATTGAGGTCTATGATGACCGAGGCAGAATGGCAGAGGAGCCAATATGTGCCAACAATGGAAGAATACATGACAAACGGGGTAGTTTCATTCGCACTGGGGCCCATTGTGCTTCCAGCATTGTATTGTGTCGGGGAAAAGCTATTGGGGAGTGCTGTCAAAAATCAAGAGTACAGTGAGTTATTTAGGCTAATGAGCACCTGTGGCCGTCTCCTCAATGACAGccaaggctttgag AGGGAGGGCAGCGAGGGGAAACTAAACAGCGTTTCGCTACTCGTTCTTCACAGCGGTGGCTCTATGTCCGTAGAAGCGGCTAAGAATGCGATACAGAAGTCCATAGTCGCCTCGAGGCGAGACTTGCTAAGATTGGTCCTCAAGGAAGGCACTGCTGTTCCCAGGGCATGCAAGGAGCTGTTCTGGAAGATGTGCAAGATACTTCACCTGTTCTACTTCCGGACCGACGGATTCAGCTCGCCAAAGGAAATGGCCAGCGCGGTGAATGCTGTTATCAACGAACCACTCAGGCTCTCAAGTTGA
- the LOC123046477 gene encoding ent-kaur-16-ene synthase, chloroplastic isoform X3, whose translation MSNAGGTSVLPAPCRQAGHRALLPLPSAPQFVARFRSNRRLRLSPVSASGHASRIPPTEARCFRALSGSRHRPPPLHRIRSGTPCCAYVEKMLVAETASPLDVHQKDREARIRKQLHKVELPPSPYDTAWVALVPLRGSPHTPCFPQCVEWILQNQHENGSWGINDFGSSANKNVLLSTLACVLALEKWNLGQEHIRRGLHFIGRHFSLVMDEEIAAPTGFNMIFPGMLSLAIGVGLQFPVRQTDIDGMLHQWKMELKRQAGEKSYGREAYMAYVAEGLGNLLDWNEVMKFQRKNGSLFNSPSTTAAALVHNYDDKALEYLNMLVSKFGGAVPTVYPLNMHCKLSMVDSLEKIGISRHFSSEIEGILDMAYSFWLQRDEEIMMDVATCATAFRLLRMNGYDVSPDELSHLGEASNFHNSLQGYLNDTKSVLELYKASKVSVSEHELILDNIGNWSGSLLSEKLCSERVQGLPILEVEYAVKFPFYTTLERLDHKRNIEHFDARGSHILKTECLPYGINQELLALAVEDFTFSQSIYQDELLHLDRWVKENRLDQLQFARQKLTYCYLSAAATIFPPELSDARISWAKNGVLTTVVDDFFDVGGSKEELENLIALVENWDEYHKDDFCSEQVRIVFCALYTTVNQLGSIASAVQNRDVKNHLIETWLHLLRSMMTEAEWQRSQYVPTMEEYMTNGVVSFALGPIVLPALYCVGEKLLGSAVKNQEYSELFRLMSTCGRLLNDSQGFEREGSEGKLNSVSLLVLHSGGSMSVEAAKNAIQKSIVASRRDLLRLVLKEGTAVPRACKELFWKMCKILHLFYFRTDGFSSPKEMASAVNAVINEPLRLSS comes from the exons ATGTCGAACGCTGGGGGCACCTCCGTCCTCCCGGCGCCTTGCCGGCAGGCTGGTCATCGCGCCCTCCTCCCCCTCCCGTCGGCTCCCCAGTTCGTGGCGAGGTTCCGCTCGAACCGTCGTCTTCGACTCTCCCCCGTCAGCGCCTCCGGGCACGCCTCCAGGATTCCTCCCACCGAAGCGCGCTGTTTCCGGGCCCTCTCCGGCAGTCGacaccgtcctcctccactccaCCGGATTCGCTCGGGGACTCCGTGCTGTG CATATGTCGAGAAGATGTTGGTAGCAGAAACGGCAAGCCCACTAGACGTG CACCAAAAGGACCGTGAGGCTAGAATAAGGAAGCAGCTCCACAAGGTTGAACTACCGCCATCTCCGTACGATACCGCGTGGGTAGCTCTGGTGCCCTTGCGGGGCTCCCCTCACACTCCATGCTTCCCTCAATGTGTTGAATGGATATTGCAAAACCAACATGAAAATGGATCTTGGGGTATCAACGACTTTGGATCATCAGCCAACAAGAACGTTCTCTTATCCACATTGGCATGTGTTCTTGCTCTTGAGAAATGGAATCTTGGCCAAGAGCACATAAGGAGAG GACTGCATTTTATCGGAAGACATTTCTCCCTTGTCATGGATGAGGAGATTGCTGCTCCTACAGGCTTCAACATGATTTTTCCTGGTATGCTTAGCCTTGCCATTGGGGTGGGTTTGCAATTTCCTGTCAGACAAACTGACATTGATGGGATGCTTCACCAATGGAAGATGGAATTGAAAAG GCAGGCCGGGGAGAAATCTTATGGCAGAGAAGCATATATGGCCTATGTCGCGGAAGGGTTAGGAAACTTGCTGGACTGGAATGAAGTTATGAAGTTTCAGAGGAAGAATGGGTCGTTGTTCAACTCTCCTTCCACAACTGCTGCTGCGTTAGTCCACAACTATGATGATAAAGCCCTCGAgtacttaaatatgctagtcagtAAATTTGGTGGTGCAG TACCAACAGTGTATCCGCTAAATATGCACTGCAAGCTTTCAATGGTGGATTCGCTTGAAAAGATCGGAATTTCTCGGCATTTTTCTAGTGAGATAGAGGGAATCTTGGACATGGCATACAG TTTCTGGTTACAGAGAGACGAGGAAATTATGATGGATGTAGCAACATGTGCAACGGCGTTCCGCCTTTTACGGATGAATGGGTATGATGTATCCCCAG ATGAGCTGTCTCATCTTGGTGAAGCCTCTAATTTCCATAATTCACTTCAAGGATATTTAAATGATACAAAATCTGTACTGGAACTATACAAGGCTTCAAAAGTCAGTGTATCAGAACATGAATTAATCCTAGATAACATTGGCAATTGGTCTGGCAGCTTATTGTCAGAAAAGTTGTGCTCTGAAAGGGTGCAAGGCCTACCAATCTTAGAG GTCGAGTATGCCGTTAAGTTTCCGTTCTATACCACGCTGGAACGCCTAGACCACAAGAGGAACATCGAACATTTTGATGCTAGAGGTTCTCACATCCTGAAGACAGAATGCTT GCCGTATGGTATCAACCAAGAACTTTTGGCTTTGGCTGTTGAAGATTTCACATTTTCTCAATCTATCTACCAGGATGAACTCCTGCATCTTGATAG GTGGGTGAAAGAAAACAGGTTGGACCAGCTACAATTTGCACGACAGAAGTTGACATATTGTTATCTATCTGCTGCTGCTACGATTTTTCCTCCTGAACTTTCTGATGCTCGCATATCGTGGGCCAAAAACGGTGTGCTCACAACCGTTGTTGATGACTTCTTCGATGTTGGAGGATCAAAAGAAGAACTAGAAAACCTCATAGCATTAGTTGAGAA TTGGGATGAGTATCACAAAGATGACTTCTGTTCGGAGCAAGTAAGGATTGTATTTTGTGCTCTCTATACCACAGTGAACCAGCTTGGATCGATTGCTTCTGCCGTACAAAACCGTGACGTTAAAAATCACCTGATAGAAACA TGGCTACATCTATTGAGGTCTATGATGACCGAGGCAGAATGGCAGAGGAGCCAATATGTGCCAACAATGGAAGAATACATGACAAACGGGGTAGTTTCATTCGCACTGGGGCCCATTGTGCTTCCAGCATTGTATTGTGTCGGGGAAAAGCTATTGGGGAGTGCTGTCAAAAATCAAGAGTACAGTGAGTTATTTAGGCTAATGAGCACCTGTGGCCGTCTCCTCAATGACAGccaaggctttgag AGGGAGGGCAGCGAGGGGAAACTAAACAGCGTTTCGCTACTCGTTCTTCACAGCGGTGGCTCTATGTCCGTAGAAGCGGCTAAGAATGCGATACAGAAGTCCATAGTCGCCTCGAGGCGAGACTTGCTAAGATTGGTCCTCAAGGAAGGCACTGCTGTTCCCAGGGCATGCAAGGAGCTGTTCTGGAAGATGTGCAAGATACTTCACCTGTTCTACTTCCGGACCGACGGATTCAGCTCGCCAAAGGAAATGGCCAGCGCGGTGAATGCTGTTATCAACGAACCACTCAGGCTCTCAAGTTGA
- the LOC123046477 gene encoding ent-kaur-16-ene synthase, chloroplastic isoform X1, giving the protein MSNAGGTSVLPAPCRQAGHRALLPLPSAPQFVARFRSNRRLRLSPVSASGHASRIPPTEARCFRALSGSRHRPPPLHRIRSGTPCCAYVEKMLVAETASPLDVHQKDREARIRKQLHKVELPPSPYDTAWVALVPLRGSPHTPCFPQCVEWILQNQHENGSWGINDFGSSANKNVLLSTLACVLALEKWNLGQEHIRRGLHFIGRHFSLVMDEEIAAPTGFNMIFPGMLSLAIGVGLQFPVRQTDIDGMLHQWKMELKRSVDEKILAGEKSYGREAYMAYVAEGLGNLLDWNEVMKFQRKNGSLFNSPSTTAAALVHNYDDKALEYLNMLVSKFGGAVPTVYPLNMHCKLSMVDSLEKIGISRHFSSEIEGILDMAYSFWLQRDEEIMMDVATCATAFRLLRMNGYDVSPDELSHLGEASNFHNSLQGYLNDTKSVLELYKASKVSVSEHELILDNIGNWSGSLLSEKLCSERVQGLPILEVEYAVKFPFYTTLERLDHKRNIEHFDARGSHILKTECLPYGINQELLALAVEDFTFSQSIYQDELLHLDRWVKENRLDQLQFARQKLTYCYLSAAATIFPPELSDARISWAKNGVLTTVVDDFFDVGGSKEELENLIALVENWDEYHKDDFCSEQVRIVFCALYTTVNQLGSIASAVQNRDVKNHLIETWLHLLRSMMTEAEWQRSQYVPTMEEYMTNGVVSFALGPIVLPALYCVGEKLLGSAVKNQEYSELFRLMSTCGRLLNDSQGFEREGSEGKLNSVSLLVLHSGGSMSVEAAKNAIQKSIVASRRDLLRLVLKEGTAVPRACKELFWKMCKILHLFYFRTDGFSSPKEMASAVNAVINEPLRLSS; this is encoded by the exons ATGTCGAACGCTGGGGGCACCTCCGTCCTCCCGGCGCCTTGCCGGCAGGCTGGTCATCGCGCCCTCCTCCCCCTCCCGTCGGCTCCCCAGTTCGTGGCGAGGTTCCGCTCGAACCGTCGTCTTCGACTCTCCCCCGTCAGCGCCTCCGGGCACGCCTCCAGGATTCCTCCCACCGAAGCGCGCTGTTTCCGGGCCCTCTCCGGCAGTCGacaccgtcctcctccactccaCCGGATTCGCTCGGGGACTCCGTGCTGTG CATATGTCGAGAAGATGTTGGTAGCAGAAACGGCAAGCCCACTAGACGTG CACCAAAAGGACCGTGAGGCTAGAATAAGGAAGCAGCTCCACAAGGTTGAACTACCGCCATCTCCGTACGATACCGCGTGGGTAGCTCTGGTGCCCTTGCGGGGCTCCCCTCACACTCCATGCTTCCCTCAATGTGTTGAATGGATATTGCAAAACCAACATGAAAATGGATCTTGGGGTATCAACGACTTTGGATCATCAGCCAACAAGAACGTTCTCTTATCCACATTGGCATGTGTTCTTGCTCTTGAGAAATGGAATCTTGGCCAAGAGCACATAAGGAGAG GACTGCATTTTATCGGAAGACATTTCTCCCTTGTCATGGATGAGGAGATTGCTGCTCCTACAGGCTTCAACATGATTTTTCCTGGTATGCTTAGCCTTGCCATTGGGGTGGGTTTGCAATTTCCTGTCAGACAAACTGACATTGATGGGATGCTTCACCAATGGAAGATGGAATTGAAAAGGTCTGTTGATGAAAAAATATTG GCCGGGGAGAAATCTTATGGCAGAGAAGCATATATGGCCTATGTCGCGGAAGGGTTAGGAAACTTGCTGGACTGGAATGAAGTTATGAAGTTTCAGAGGAAGAATGGGTCGTTGTTCAACTCTCCTTCCACAACTGCTGCTGCGTTAGTCCACAACTATGATGATAAAGCCCTCGAgtacttaaatatgctagtcagtAAATTTGGTGGTGCAG TACCAACAGTGTATCCGCTAAATATGCACTGCAAGCTTTCAATGGTGGATTCGCTTGAAAAGATCGGAATTTCTCGGCATTTTTCTAGTGAGATAGAGGGAATCTTGGACATGGCATACAG TTTCTGGTTACAGAGAGACGAGGAAATTATGATGGATGTAGCAACATGTGCAACGGCGTTCCGCCTTTTACGGATGAATGGGTATGATGTATCCCCAG ATGAGCTGTCTCATCTTGGTGAAGCCTCTAATTTCCATAATTCACTTCAAGGATATTTAAATGATACAAAATCTGTACTGGAACTATACAAGGCTTCAAAAGTCAGTGTATCAGAACATGAATTAATCCTAGATAACATTGGCAATTGGTCTGGCAGCTTATTGTCAGAAAAGTTGTGCTCTGAAAGGGTGCAAGGCCTACCAATCTTAGAG GTCGAGTATGCCGTTAAGTTTCCGTTCTATACCACGCTGGAACGCCTAGACCACAAGAGGAACATCGAACATTTTGATGCTAGAGGTTCTCACATCCTGAAGACAGAATGCTT GCCGTATGGTATCAACCAAGAACTTTTGGCTTTGGCTGTTGAAGATTTCACATTTTCTCAATCTATCTACCAGGATGAACTCCTGCATCTTGATAG GTGGGTGAAAGAAAACAGGTTGGACCAGCTACAATTTGCACGACAGAAGTTGACATATTGTTATCTATCTGCTGCTGCTACGATTTTTCCTCCTGAACTTTCTGATGCTCGCATATCGTGGGCCAAAAACGGTGTGCTCACAACCGTTGTTGATGACTTCTTCGATGTTGGAGGATCAAAAGAAGAACTAGAAAACCTCATAGCATTAGTTGAGAA TTGGGATGAGTATCACAAAGATGACTTCTGTTCGGAGCAAGTAAGGATTGTATTTTGTGCTCTCTATACCACAGTGAACCAGCTTGGATCGATTGCTTCTGCCGTACAAAACCGTGACGTTAAAAATCACCTGATAGAAACA TGGCTACATCTATTGAGGTCTATGATGACCGAGGCAGAATGGCAGAGGAGCCAATATGTGCCAACAATGGAAGAATACATGACAAACGGGGTAGTTTCATTCGCACTGGGGCCCATTGTGCTTCCAGCATTGTATTGTGTCGGGGAAAAGCTATTGGGGAGTGCTGTCAAAAATCAAGAGTACAGTGAGTTATTTAGGCTAATGAGCACCTGTGGCCGTCTCCTCAATGACAGccaaggctttgag AGGGAGGGCAGCGAGGGGAAACTAAACAGCGTTTCGCTACTCGTTCTTCACAGCGGTGGCTCTATGTCCGTAGAAGCGGCTAAGAATGCGATACAGAAGTCCATAGTCGCCTCGAGGCGAGACTTGCTAAGATTGGTCCTCAAGGAAGGCACTGCTGTTCCCAGGGCATGCAAGGAGCTGTTCTGGAAGATGTGCAAGATACTTCACCTGTTCTACTTCCGGACCGACGGATTCAGCTCGCCAAAGGAAATGGCCAGCGCGGTGAATGCTGTTATCAACGAACCACTCAGGCTCTCAAGTTGA
- the LOC123046477 gene encoding ent-kaur-16-ene synthase, chloroplastic isoform X4 yields the protein MEDGIEKAGEKSYGREAYMAYVAEGLGNLLDWNEVMKFQRKNGSLFNSPSTTAAALVHNYDDKALEYLNMLVSKFGGAVPTVYPLNMHCKLSMVDSLEKIGISRHFSSEIEGILDMAYSFWLQRDEEIMMDVATCATAFRLLRMNGYDVSPDELSHLGEASNFHNSLQGYLNDTKSVLELYKASKVSVSEHELILDNIGNWSGSLLSEKLCSERVQGLPILEVEYAVKFPFYTTLERLDHKRNIEHFDARGSHILKTECLPYGINQELLALAVEDFTFSQSIYQDELLHLDRWVKENRLDQLQFARQKLTYCYLSAAATIFPPELSDARISWAKNGVLTTVVDDFFDVGGSKEELENLIALVENWDEYHKDDFCSEQVRIVFCALYTTVNQLGSIASAVQNRDVKNHLIETWLHLLRSMMTEAEWQRSQYVPTMEEYMTNGVVSFALGPIVLPALYCVGEKLLGSAVKNQEYSELFRLMSTCGRLLNDSQGFEREGSEGKLNSVSLLVLHSGGSMSVEAAKNAIQKSIVASRRDLLRLVLKEGTAVPRACKELFWKMCKILHLFYFRTDGFSSPKEMASAVNAVINEPLRLSS from the exons ATGGAAGATGGAATTGAAAAG GCCGGGGAGAAATCTTATGGCAGAGAAGCATATATGGCCTATGTCGCGGAAGGGTTAGGAAACTTGCTGGACTGGAATGAAGTTATGAAGTTTCAGAGGAAGAATGGGTCGTTGTTCAACTCTCCTTCCACAACTGCTGCTGCGTTAGTCCACAACTATGATGATAAAGCCCTCGAgtacttaaatatgctagtcagtAAATTTGGTGGTGCAG TACCAACAGTGTATCCGCTAAATATGCACTGCAAGCTTTCAATGGTGGATTCGCTTGAAAAGATCGGAATTTCTCGGCATTTTTCTAGTGAGATAGAGGGAATCTTGGACATGGCATACAG TTTCTGGTTACAGAGAGACGAGGAAATTATGATGGATGTAGCAACATGTGCAACGGCGTTCCGCCTTTTACGGATGAATGGGTATGATGTATCCCCAG ATGAGCTGTCTCATCTTGGTGAAGCCTCTAATTTCCATAATTCACTTCAAGGATATTTAAATGATACAAAATCTGTACTGGAACTATACAAGGCTTCAAAAGTCAGTGTATCAGAACATGAATTAATCCTAGATAACATTGGCAATTGGTCTGGCAGCTTATTGTCAGAAAAGTTGTGCTCTGAAAGGGTGCAAGGCCTACCAATCTTAGAG GTCGAGTATGCCGTTAAGTTTCCGTTCTATACCACGCTGGAACGCCTAGACCACAAGAGGAACATCGAACATTTTGATGCTAGAGGTTCTCACATCCTGAAGACAGAATGCTT GCCGTATGGTATCAACCAAGAACTTTTGGCTTTGGCTGTTGAAGATTTCACATTTTCTCAATCTATCTACCAGGATGAACTCCTGCATCTTGATAG GTGGGTGAAAGAAAACAGGTTGGACCAGCTACAATTTGCACGACAGAAGTTGACATATTGTTATCTATCTGCTGCTGCTACGATTTTTCCTCCTGAACTTTCTGATGCTCGCATATCGTGGGCCAAAAACGGTGTGCTCACAACCGTTGTTGATGACTTCTTCGATGTTGGAGGATCAAAAGAAGAACTAGAAAACCTCATAGCATTAGTTGAGAA TTGGGATGAGTATCACAAAGATGACTTCTGTTCGGAGCAAGTAAGGATTGTATTTTGTGCTCTCTATACCACAGTGAACCAGCTTGGATCGATTGCTTCTGCCGTACAAAACCGTGACGTTAAAAATCACCTGATAGAAACA TGGCTACATCTATTGAGGTCTATGATGACCGAGGCAGAATGGCAGAGGAGCCAATATGTGCCAACAATGGAAGAATACATGACAAACGGGGTAGTTTCATTCGCACTGGGGCCCATTGTGCTTCCAGCATTGTATTGTGTCGGGGAAAAGCTATTGGGGAGTGCTGTCAAAAATCAAGAGTACAGTGAGTTATTTAGGCTAATGAGCACCTGTGGCCGTCTCCTCAATGACAGccaaggctttgag AGGGAGGGCAGCGAGGGGAAACTAAACAGCGTTTCGCTACTCGTTCTTCACAGCGGTGGCTCTATGTCCGTAGAAGCGGCTAAGAATGCGATACAGAAGTCCATAGTCGCCTCGAGGCGAGACTTGCTAAGATTGGTCCTCAAGGAAGGCACTGCTGTTCCCAGGGCATGCAAGGAGCTGTTCTGGAAGATGTGCAAGATACTTCACCTGTTCTACTTCCGGACCGACGGATTCAGCTCGCCAAAGGAAATGGCCAGCGCGGTGAATGCTGTTATCAACGAACCACTCAGGCTCTCAAGTTGA